One window of Dyadobacter sandarakinus genomic DNA carries:
- a CDS encoding diacylglycerol/lipid kinase family protein — translation MKKVRLLHNPTAGDNDFTKEELVRLIGKEGFDCTYASVRDEKWDDFEEDTDFLIIAGGDGTVRRVSKALMNRKRLDKQFPLALLPHGTANNIAGALQVEGSVRDIVRSWHHDRLKLFDIGKVYGLDKDLFFLESFGFGIFPRLMKVMEKIHEEIGDSAEEKIRAARAMLYDVLLNYEASECRIVADGAEHSGKYVMVEIMNISSIGPNLALAPWADPGDGELEIVTVAASQRSKFETFLLNQINGVADTFHFTTIRGKNIAVYWEGKDVHADDELLKMQKSHEIQIKVQPGMLEFLVKQ, via the coding sequence ATGAAAAAAGTACGGCTCTTGCATAACCCCACTGCCGGGGACAACGATTTCACGAAAGAAGAACTCGTCAGGCTGATCGGGAAAGAAGGTTTTGATTGTACGTATGCTTCTGTGAGGGATGAAAAGTGGGACGACTTTGAAGAAGATACGGATTTCCTGATCATAGCCGGGGGCGACGGTACGGTACGCCGGGTCTCCAAAGCATTGATGAACCGGAAGCGGCTCGACAAGCAGTTTCCGCTTGCATTGCTGCCACATGGCACTGCCAACAACATTGCCGGTGCTCTGCAGGTGGAAGGTTCCGTCAGGGATATTGTGCGCAGCTGGCACCATGACCGCCTCAAACTATTTGACATCGGGAAAGTGTACGGGTTGGATAAAGACCTGTTTTTCCTCGAAAGTTTCGGCTTCGGCATATTTCCGCGGCTGATGAAGGTGATGGAGAAGATCCATGAAGAAATCGGCGACAGTGCGGAGGAAAAAATCAGGGCGGCAAGAGCCATGCTGTACGATGTACTGCTGAACTATGAAGCCTCGGAATGTCGCATTGTAGCGGATGGGGCTGAACATTCGGGCAAGTATGTGATGGTAGAAATCATGAATATTTCTTCTATCGGCCCTAACCTGGCACTTGCTCCCTGGGCTGATCCGGGTGACGGCGAGCTGGAAATTGTTACGGTGGCAGCCTCACAACGTTCAAAATTCGAAACATTTTTGCTCAACCAGATCAATGGGGTGGCGGATACCTTTCATTTCACTACAATCAGGGGCAAGAACATTGCGGTTTACTGGGAAGGCAAGGATGTTCATGCAGATGATGAGCTGCTCAAAATGCAGAAGTCACACGAAATACAGATCAAGGTACAGCCTGGTATGCTGGAATTTCTGGTAAAACAGTAA
- a CDS encoding class I SAM-dependent methyltransferase yields MEDRIQEFVNEVHTSLSANSFIKLSLGNYQGTDEGLKNIYIRRAVIKKEDKLSFTYRYKTRDIVRNYNPAEGVATLQQLLPADFHIATLQTTQGSIQFEVLKNGRIVVRKTETEARPAPAPTHDKAKHRLITSQDKPYLQALKITDQHGTVFNNAQDKYRQINHYVDILSTLIRDIPGEGTIRIADMGSGKGYLTFALYDYLTNVLQRNAAVTGVEFRQDLVELCNQIAAETGFEGLHFSQGTIEGFETEKLDMLIALHACDTATDDAIAKGIRAEAELIVVAPCCHKQIRREMEKSKVENDVRFLTRHGIFLERQAEMVTDGIRALILEYFGYRTKVFEFISDAHTPKNVMIVGMKDHHLTVPKQEILDKIKATREYFGIDYHHLEKITGI; encoded by the coding sequence ATGGAAGACAGGATACAGGAGTTTGTCAATGAGGTTCACACAAGTCTTTCTGCAAATTCCTTTATCAAACTCTCGCTGGGCAACTATCAGGGCACGGACGAGGGACTGAAGAATATCTACATCCGCAGGGCGGTTATTAAAAAAGAAGATAAGCTAAGCTTCACGTACCGCTACAAAACCCGGGATATTGTCCGGAACTACAATCCCGCCGAGGGAGTAGCGACTTTACAACAGCTGCTTCCTGCCGATTTCCATATTGCCACTTTGCAGACAACCCAGGGCAGCATTCAATTTGAAGTGCTGAAAAACGGGCGCATAGTTGTGAGAAAAACAGAAACCGAAGCACGTCCTGCGCCGGCACCAACCCATGATAAAGCCAAGCACCGGCTGATTACCTCCCAGGACAAGCCTTACCTGCAGGCATTGAAAATTACCGACCAACATGGAACTGTTTTCAACAATGCGCAGGATAAGTACAGGCAGATTAACCATTATGTAGATATTCTCAGTACGCTGATCCGCGATATTCCCGGCGAGGGAACGATCCGGATCGCGGATATGGGATCCGGAAAAGGCTACCTGACATTTGCATTGTATGACTACCTCACGAATGTACTTCAGCGGAATGCGGCGGTAACGGGTGTGGAGTTCAGGCAAGACCTGGTAGAGCTTTGCAATCAGATAGCCGCAGAAACGGGCTTTGAAGGACTACATTTCAGCCAGGGTACCATCGAAGGGTTTGAAACCGAAAAACTAGACATGCTTATCGCACTGCATGCCTGTGATACGGCTACGGACGATGCGATTGCCAAAGGGATTCGTGCAGAGGCAGAACTGATCGTGGTGGCACCATGCTGCCACAAGCAGATCCGCCGGGAAATGGAAAAATCAAAGGTGGAAAACGACGTGCGATTCCTGACCCGCCACGGCATCTTTCTGGAACGCCAGGCCGAGATGGTTACGGATGGTATCCGGGCGCTGATCCTGGAATACTTTGGATACCGGACGAAAGTTTTTGAATTTATATCAGATGCGCATACGCCCAAAAACGTGATGATCGTTGGTATGAAAGACCATCACCTTACTGTACCCAAGCAGGAAATCCTGGACAAAATAAAAGCGACCCGGGAATACTTTGGCATTGATTACCACCATCTTGAGAAAATAACAGGAATCTGA
- a CDS encoding YicC/YloC family endoribonuclease — translation MLRSMTGYGVSNIESDSINVTVEIKTLNSKFLDIYCRIPRNYSEREIEIRNLITQALERGKVEFTLTVQPVGKAVASTSVNRALVQTYFSDLSATAAELGFEPDLTELMRIALQMPNSYNNETIEEHGKDNDWTQIRVAVMDALRKCSVFREQEGKMTEDKLMQYIHTIQSLLDQVKEQDVLRIPAVRERLEKQMRELLSDDNFDANRFEQELIYYIEKFDISEEKIRLANHLSYFTETIHAPESNGKKLNFIAQEIGREINTIGSKANDAIIQHLVVQMKDELEKIKEQTMNII, via the coding sequence ATGCTCAGATCTATGACCGGATACGGTGTATCCAACATCGAATCCGATTCAATAAATGTTACTGTCGAGATCAAAACACTGAACTCCAAATTCCTTGACATCTACTGCCGGATCCCCAGGAACTATTCAGAACGTGAAATCGAGATCAGAAACCTGATTACCCAGGCACTCGAACGCGGAAAAGTAGAATTTACCCTGACCGTACAGCCCGTAGGCAAGGCGGTGGCTTCTACGTCCGTTAACCGCGCACTGGTGCAGACTTATTTCAGCGACCTTTCGGCCACAGCGGCTGAGCTGGGCTTTGAGCCTGACCTTACCGAGCTGATGCGCATAGCCTTGCAAATGCCCAATTCGTACAATAATGAAACCATTGAGGAGCACGGGAAGGATAATGACTGGACGCAGATCAGGGTTGCCGTCATGGATGCATTGCGTAAATGTTCCGTTTTCAGGGAACAGGAAGGTAAGATGACGGAGGATAAGCTTATGCAGTATATCCACACGATACAATCCCTGCTGGACCAGGTTAAGGAGCAGGATGTACTCCGGATACCGGCAGTTCGGGAACGTTTGGAAAAACAAATGCGCGAACTGCTGTCCGATGACAATTTTGATGCAAACCGTTTTGAGCAGGAACTGATCTATTACATTGAAAAGTTTGACATTTCAGAAGAAAAAATACGTCTTGCCAATCACCTCTCCTATTTTACCGAAACCATTCATGCACCGGAAAGCAATGGCAAGAAGCTGAATTTTATTGCGCAGGAAATCGGCCGGGAGATCAATACCATTGGTTCAAAAGCCAATGATGCCATTATTCAGCACCTGGTGGTACAAATGAAAGATGAGCTCGAAAAAATCAAGGAGCAGACTATGAACATCATCTGA
- a CDS encoding efflux RND transporter permease subunit, giving the protein MWNKIATYIIRFRLMWVALVLVSTVFMAYEASKIELSYQFARILPSNDPVEKEYQDFRKLFGEDGSVMVIGWQDPQMFQLAKFQDWCKLSQRIRQTEGIKNVLSLANVYKVVRNDSLKKFDFAPVIRQIPTTQPEVDSLKKEIANLPIYEGLVLNSKTNATLIVVTFNDKELNSKRRLTIVSDIEAMAEEFSAKYHTDLHYSGMPYIRTVNMKKISGEMELFMGLAVLVTLFILWAFFRSLRLTLLSIIVVLIGVIFSVGLLHLFGYKITALTGLIPPLLIVIGVPNCVFLINKYQAELKAGQSKDDALRTMIIQIGLSTFLANITTAIGFGVFYFTNSILLVEFGVVAAISVMITYVLCLILLPITLHYMDEPKARHLKHLDGKWAAGFLTKVNFLVHNKRREIYIAMVLLIIISGYGMTKIQTIGYVVDDLPKKDIVYTDLRFFEKNFNGVLPFEVMIDTKQPNGVFADQARTLYKIKALQNEMAKFPEFSKPISVVEASRFLYQAYRGGDARYFALPGVLELNKLTAYVQGNTGAASQLNNFLNKDKSVTRVSFQMADVGSERIKALMEQIRPKVDSIFSPQQYKVSLTGHSLVFLKSNDYLLSNLYESLLIAIVLIAIVGMVLFRSIPIILLSKLPCLIPLALTAGIMGYFDIYFKPTTILIFSITFGIASDGTVYFLTRYRQELYKNGLTPSQAVTRSIFGTGLSMIYTAIILFCGFSIFSASSFGGTAAMGVMVSITLLVAMCTNLILLPALLLSIAKRQGKNVKPS; this is encoded by the coding sequence ATGTGGAATAAAATAGCGACTTACATCATTCGTTTCAGGCTGATGTGGGTGGCCCTGGTGCTCGTCTCAACTGTCTTCATGGCCTATGAAGCCAGCAAAATTGAACTCTCCTATCAGTTTGCCAGGATACTCCCTTCAAACGACCCCGTGGAAAAGGAGTACCAGGATTTTAGGAAGCTCTTTGGTGAGGACGGCAGCGTTATGGTGATTGGCTGGCAGGACCCGCAAATGTTCCAGCTCGCCAAATTTCAGGATTGGTGCAAACTCTCCCAGCGCATCAGGCAGACGGAAGGCATCAAAAACGTGCTTTCCCTGGCCAATGTATACAAGGTCGTACGGAATGACAGTCTTAAGAAATTCGACTTTGCCCCCGTCATCCGGCAGATCCCGACTACCCAGCCCGAGGTAGACAGCCTTAAAAAAGAAATTGCGAACCTTCCGATTTACGAGGGTCTGGTACTTAACTCCAAGACCAATGCCACGCTGATTGTGGTCACTTTCAACGATAAAGAACTGAATTCCAAGCGCAGGCTTACCATTGTCAGCGATATAGAAGCCATGGCTGAGGAGTTCTCTGCCAAATACCACACTGACCTGCATTACTCCGGCATGCCCTACATCCGGACAGTAAATATGAAGAAGATCTCCGGTGAAATGGAGCTTTTTATGGGCCTGGCCGTGCTCGTCACGCTGTTTATCCTCTGGGCTTTTTTCAGGTCACTGCGGCTTACCCTGCTCTCCATCATCGTCGTACTGATCGGGGTGATTTTTTCGGTGGGCTTACTGCATTTGTTCGGGTACAAAATCACGGCACTCACCGGACTTATTCCGCCCCTGCTGATCGTCATAGGGGTTCCAAATTGTGTTTTTCTGATCAATAAGTACCAGGCTGAACTTAAAGCCGGGCAGTCCAAGGATGACGCCCTGCGCACCATGATCATCCAGATCGGGTTGTCCACATTCCTGGCCAATATCACTACTGCGATCGGTTTCGGTGTGTTTTACTTTACAAACAGTATCCTGCTGGTGGAATTTGGCGTAGTGGCCGCCATCAGCGTGATGATCACTTATGTACTCTGCCTGATCCTGCTGCCGATTACGCTGCATTATATGGATGAACCCAAAGCCCGCCACCTGAAACACCTTGACGGAAAATGGGCGGCTGGCTTCCTGACCAAAGTCAATTTTCTGGTGCATAACAAGCGGAGGGAAATTTACATTGCGATGGTGCTGCTCATCATTATCTCAGGTTATGGTATGACCAAGATCCAGACGATCGGATATGTGGTGGACGACCTGCCCAAAAAGGACATTGTGTATACCGACCTTCGGTTTTTCGAAAAAAACTTCAATGGGGTGCTGCCATTTGAGGTGATGATCGATACCAAACAACCGAATGGTGTTTTTGCCGACCAGGCCAGAACATTGTACAAGATCAAGGCGCTGCAAAATGAAATGGCCAAATTCCCTGAATTTTCGAAGCCAATTTCTGTCGTGGAAGCTTCACGGTTTCTGTACCAGGCCTACCGTGGAGGCGATGCGCGTTACTTTGCCCTGCCCGGCGTGCTTGAACTTAACAAGCTCACTGCCTACGTACAGGGTAATACCGGCGCGGCCAGCCAGCTGAATAATTTCCTGAACAAAGACAAGAGCGTGACCCGCGTCAGCTTTCAGATGGCTGATGTGGGATCGGAAAGGATCAAAGCATTAATGGAGCAGATCCGCCCGAAAGTGGATTCGATTTTCAGTCCGCAGCAATATAAGGTTAGCCTCACCGGGCACAGCCTTGTTTTCCTTAAAAGCAATGACTACCTGCTCAGCAACCTGTATGAAAGCCTGCTGATTGCCATCGTACTCATTGCAATTGTGGGCATGGTACTCTTCCGCTCCATTCCGATTATCCTGCTCTCCAAGCTCCCCTGCCTTATTCCGCTGGCCCTTACCGCCGGGATTATGGGTTATTTTGACATTTACTTCAAGCCCACAACGATCCTGATTTTCAGCATTACATTCGGGATTGCTTCTGATGGTACTGTCTACTTCCTGACGCGCTACCGGCAGGAGCTTTATAAAAACGGGCTTACGCCTTCGCAAGCTGTAACCCGCTCCATTTTTGGTACGGGATTAAGCATGATCTACACGGCGATCATCCTCTTCTGCGGCTTCTCGATCTTTTCGGCATCGAGCTTCGGAGGTACTGCAGCGATGGGTGTGATGGTATCCATTACGCTCCTTGTAGCCATGTGCACCAACCTGATCCTGCTGCCTGCCCTGCTGCTTTCCATTGCCAAGCGTCAGGGTAAAAACGTAAAGCCCAGCTGA
- a CDS encoding MFS transporter: MKQTTTGSYRWTICALLFFATTINYIDRQILGLLKPTLETEFNWTETDYANIVMIFAGCYAFGYVIFGNFIDRIGSKLGYAVSIIIWSVAAILHAFVTSTFGFGAVRALLGLGESGNFPAAVKATAEWFPKQERALATGIFNSGTSIGAVAAPILVPWLLGAYGWQEAFLITGALGFIWLVFWWLFYEIPSRHKKVSADEFEFIHQDNEHLANPAEKPIKWRKLLQLPQSWVFIIGKFLTDPVWWFFLFWLPSYFANTFALDLKKPSLHLAIVYTATTFGSIGGGYLSSYLIKKGWAPLRARKTTLLVVAFAVMPIILAQFATDIWVAVGIISVATAAHQAWSANIFTIVSDIFPKRAVSSVVGIGGMAGSIGSTLFPLVVGSLLDFYKASGNINAGYNILFIICGLAYLVAWLIIHFLTTRMKPVEESLKD; this comes from the coding sequence ATGAAACAAACCACAACCGGCAGCTATCGTTGGACAATTTGTGCTTTACTATTTTTTGCTACCACAATCAATTACATCGACCGGCAGATCCTGGGATTGCTCAAACCCACACTTGAAACAGAATTCAACTGGACCGAGACCGATTACGCCAATATTGTCATGATTTTTGCCGGGTGCTATGCATTCGGATATGTGATTTTCGGGAATTTCATTGACCGGATCGGCTCCAAGCTGGGCTACGCAGTGTCGATTATCATATGGAGTGTAGCCGCAATCCTGCATGCATTTGTAACAAGTACCTTTGGATTTGGCGCGGTACGTGCCTTATTGGGATTGGGCGAGTCGGGCAACTTCCCGGCGGCCGTGAAAGCGACGGCCGAATGGTTTCCCAAGCAGGAACGCGCACTGGCAACTGGCATTTTCAACTCCGGCACGAGTATCGGGGCCGTGGCAGCGCCCATTCTTGTACCCTGGCTGCTGGGCGCATATGGCTGGCAGGAAGCGTTCCTGATTACGGGCGCACTGGGATTTATATGGCTGGTATTCTGGTGGCTTTTCTACGAAATTCCCTCCCGGCACAAAAAAGTATCGGCAGATGAGTTCGAGTTTATTCATCAGGATAATGAGCATCTGGCAAACCCTGCCGAGAAGCCCATCAAATGGAGAAAGTTGCTGCAGCTGCCGCAATCCTGGGTTTTCATTATCGGAAAATTCCTGACGGACCCTGTCTGGTGGTTTTTCCTGTTCTGGCTACCGTCCTATTTTGCCAATACATTCGCGCTGGATCTCAAAAAGCCAAGCCTGCATTTGGCCATCGTGTATACCGCTACCACGTTCGGCAGCATCGGCGGAGGTTACCTGTCTTCTTACCTGATCAAAAAAGGCTGGGCTCCGCTGAGAGCGCGCAAGACCACCCTGCTGGTCGTGGCATTTGCAGTGATGCCCATTATTCTCGCGCAGTTTGCGACAGACATCTGGGTGGCGGTAGGCATTATCAGTGTGGCCACGGCGGCGCACCAGGCATGGAGTGCCAATATTTTCACCATTGTTTCCGACATTTTTCCCAAGCGTGCCGTGAGCTCGGTAGTAGGTATCGGGGGTATGGCCGGGTCGATCGGCTCTACCCTTTTTCCCCTGGTAGTAGGCTCTCTGCTGGATTTTTACAAAGCTTCCGGTAACATCAATGCAGGTTACAATATCCTGTTTATCATCTGCGGACTGGCTTACCTGGTAGCCTGGCTTATCATCCATTTTCTGACAACCCGAATGAAACCGGTGGAAGAATCGTTAAAGGACTAG
- a CDS encoding tetratricopeptide repeat-containing sensor histidine kinase, which produces MVYDRARYIARALLLVVVAMATLKCSSPSEKKSGAFTDTLVLAVPQEGFAEDTVLINQYHQFASSYLFMDAEKAMFYAKFVLRLSQKHQWAKGKVLAYNLLSTYYLLDGSYDILRGLSNETIMLSRQLHMPFYTAHAQRFLAESYGEYRQWDSARVNYNRAISTFKALGADSSQAMCLENLANSFREKKLYDESMPYYDEAYALFDKIESDWGRATVLQSKGYLHVLQKQYAPAEKYFDQSLALFTRIQNRYGQVNVLNDIANNYCLQGQFDKGIATSTAALDSSVLYHSVQQTNWALLSLSRAYKGKGMHDKALDYMEKVIFNRRMVHTDNVQREYTMYQLTYENERKDSEIQEKAIETQRLQTSIFATVSILVLILAIILWLNNKKLRRKNAEIHEAMIQGQTIERKRVAAELHDNLGGTLASLNWYLYGIDKSLLPPEEQKIYQSVHQMVGAAYRELRSLSHNLMPQELEEHGLVIALERLVSQMNENKNIEFVFNSRLHNRVQSRIEVELYSIILELTTNIIKHSGSTKASISLYESMKNIYVIVSDNGSGVVEPMRQGMGLKNIKNRVSGLRGRLTIHSEAQTGIKVEIEIPKPAA; this is translated from the coding sequence ATGGTATACGATAGGGCCAGGTATATCGCCCGTGCGCTTCTGCTGGTTGTTGTCGCGATGGCGACTTTGAAATGCAGTTCGCCCTCTGAAAAAAAATCCGGCGCATTCACTGACACGCTGGTGCTTGCAGTTCCTCAGGAAGGCTTTGCGGAAGACACCGTACTGATTAACCAGTACCACCAATTTGCCTCCTCCTACCTGTTTATGGACGCAGAAAAGGCGATGTTTTACGCCAAATTTGTGCTGCGCCTTTCTCAAAAACACCAGTGGGCCAAAGGTAAAGTATTGGCTTACAACCTGCTGAGCACGTACTATCTGCTCGATGGCAGCTATGATATACTCCGCGGATTGTCCAACGAGACCATCATGCTCTCGCGGCAGCTGCATATGCCCTTTTATACCGCACATGCCCAGCGCTTTCTGGCGGAAAGCTATGGGGAGTACCGGCAGTGGGACTCGGCCCGGGTGAACTATAACCGGGCCATAAGCACTTTCAAAGCACTCGGTGCGGACAGCTCACAGGCGATGTGTCTGGAAAACCTGGCCAACAGCTTCCGCGAAAAAAAGCTCTATGATGAGAGTATGCCCTACTACGACGAGGCATATGCCTTGTTTGATAAGATCGAGTCGGATTGGGGACGTGCTACGGTGCTGCAAAGCAAAGGGTACCTGCATGTGCTGCAAAAGCAATATGCGCCTGCCGAAAAATACTTTGACCAGTCGCTGGCGCTTTTTACCAGGATCCAAAACCGGTATGGGCAAGTCAATGTCCTGAACGATATTGCCAATAATTACTGTCTCCAAGGTCAGTTTGACAAAGGCATAGCCACTTCCACTGCCGCACTCGATTCCTCTGTCCTTTACCATTCCGTGCAGCAAACCAACTGGGCGCTGCTGTCGCTTTCCAGGGCCTATAAGGGCAAAGGAATGCACGACAAGGCGCTGGACTATATGGAAAAGGTCATTTTCAACCGGCGCATGGTGCATACAGACAATGTACAGCGTGAGTACACCATGTACCAGCTTACCTATGAAAATGAGCGCAAAGATTCCGAAATACAGGAAAAAGCCATTGAGACACAGCGCCTGCAGACATCCATTTTCGCCACAGTTTCCATTCTGGTTCTGATACTTGCCATCATTCTCTGGCTGAACAATAAAAAGCTTCGCAGGAAAAATGCCGAGATCCACGAGGCCATGATCCAGGGGCAGACCATCGAGCGTAAAAGGGTTGCGGCCGAGCTGCACGACAACCTGGGCGGAACGCTCGCGTCACTCAACTGGTACCTGTATGGCATTGACAAGTCGCTTTTACCGCCTGAGGAGCAGAAAATTTACCAGAGCGTTCATCAGATGGTTGGCGCTGCTTACCGCGAGTTACGCAGCCTTTCCCACAACCTCATGCCGCAGGAACTGGAAGAGCACGGACTTGTCATTGCGCTTGAAAGGCTTGTGAGTCAGATGAATGAGAACAAGAACATCGAGTTTGTTTTCAATTCCAGGCTGCATAACCGGGTGCAAAGCCGCATTGAAGTTGAACTTTACAGCATCATTCTTGAGTTAACTACGAACATTATCAAGCATTCAGGCTCTACGAAGGCATCCATCAGCCTTTATGAAAGCATGAAGAACATTTATGTGATTGTGAGTGACAACGGGTCCGGAGTTGTAGAACCGATGCGGCAGGGAATGGGCCTGAAAAATATCAAAAACCGCGTTTCGGGCCTGCGTGGCCGGCTCACGATCCATAGTGAAGCGCAGACAGGCATTAAAGTTGAAATTGAAATTCCAAAACCTGCGGCCTGA
- the surE gene encoding 5'/3'-nucleotidase SurE: protein MKILVTNDDGIYSPGIAALAKIAARFGEVKIVAPDVEQSSMGHAITASRPLSYKKSPVDFGGIEAYRVNGTPADCVALGQHLWDKPDVVLSGINMGPNLGNAMWHSGTLAAAKQAVLFGLKGIALSTPTDVEPDFPSLDPFVEQTLDLLFKNPHLNLVNVNFPHHPKGVRWTRQSVRLYDNKIVPGLDPMGRKHYWFTVVPLEPAEEGTDRWAIENQFVSITPLRLDLTNEAELVKAQLAYPISESAGQQTE, encoded by the coding sequence ATGAAAATTCTGGTAACAAACGACGACGGAATTTACAGTCCCGGTATCGCTGCACTCGCCAAAATTGCAGCCCGCTTCGGGGAAGTTAAGATTGTGGCGCCGGATGTGGAGCAGTCATCCATGGGTCACGCCATCACAGCGTCCCGTCCGCTATCCTATAAAAAATCACCCGTCGACTTTGGAGGCATTGAGGCCTACCGGGTCAATGGTACCCCCGCTGACTGCGTGGCTTTGGGCCAGCACCTCTGGGATAAACCCGACGTAGTGTTGTCGGGCATTAATATGGGCCCTAACCTCGGTAATGCCATGTGGCACTCCGGGACGCTGGCAGCAGCCAAACAGGCCGTGTTGTTCGGGCTTAAAGGTATTGCGCTGAGCACACCTACCGACGTGGAACCCGACTTTCCGTCACTGGATCCTTTTGTTGAACAAACACTGGATCTGCTTTTCAAGAATCCGCACCTGAACCTGGTCAATGTCAACTTCCCGCATCACCCCAAAGGCGTGCGCTGGACAAGGCAGTCGGTAAGATTGTATGACAATAAGATTGTTCCGGGCCTCGACCCGATGGGGCGGAAGCATTACTGGTTTACGGTAGTGCCACTGGAACCCGCCGAGGAAGGTACCGACCGCTGGGCCATTGAGAACCAGTTCGTATCCATTACGCCGCTACGCCTTGATCTCACCAATGAGGCAGAGCTCGTGAAAGCCCAGCTTGCCTACCCGATTTCCGAGTCGGCTGGGCAGCAGACAGAGTGA
- a CDS encoding peptidase, with protein sequence MTYCLGIKVKEGLIALADTRITAGTNTTVKRKMYVTQSDQYSLFIMTSGLRSVRDKAVHYFEEAIAEGVVYNKLYKAVNAFGEQIKRVAEEDRANLERSGFKFNLNSIVGGQLKDDKEHKLFLLYSEGNWVELDEGSPYVIIGNSGQGKAILNRVLNPTSTMKQALKAGFLSFDSTRVSNNDVDFPIDVITYKKNSFAINEHRYEQKDLARIAEAWALKLQEALDDMPEDWINDAFAKDEESSQDNH encoded by the coding sequence ATGACTTATTGCTTAGGAATTAAAGTAAAGGAAGGACTGATCGCACTGGCCGACACGCGGATTACCGCAGGTACCAACACGACGGTTAAAAGAAAGATGTACGTCACGCAGAGTGATCAGTATTCGCTGTTTATCATGACGAGCGGACTGCGGTCGGTGCGTGACAAAGCCGTACATTACTTTGAAGAGGCAATTGCCGAAGGGGTGGTTTACAACAAGCTGTACAAGGCCGTGAATGCATTCGGTGAGCAGATCAAGCGCGTAGCCGAGGAAGACCGTGCCAATCTGGAACGGTCGGGTTTCAAGTTTAACCTTAATTCGATTGTGGGCGGGCAGCTTAAAGATGACAAGGAGCACAAGCTTTTTCTGCTGTATTCAGAAGGAAACTGGGTGGAGCTGGATGAGGGTTCACCTTATGTGATCATCGGCAACTCCGGGCAGGGAAAGGCCATACTCAACCGGGTACTCAACCCTACCTCAACCATGAAGCAAGCGTTAAAAGCGGGCTTTCTGTCATTTGACTCAACCCGGGTCAGCAACAATGACGTTGATTTCCCGATTGATGTCATAACGTACAAAAAGAACAGCTTCGCTATCAATGAACACCGGTATGAGCAAAAGGATCTGGCGCGGATAGCCGAAGCCTGGGCGTTGAAACTTCAGGAAGCACTGGATGATATGCCCGAGGACTGGATTAATGATGCGTTTGCCAAAGACGAGGAGTCTTCGCAGGACAACCATTAA